A portion of the Bdellovibrionales bacterium genome contains these proteins:
- the aspS gene encoding aspartate--tRNA ligase → MSFFSKLKRTHYCGQIRKTHVDLEVILMGWVDKRRDHGGLVFIDLRDREGLVQVVLDPTRVENAGAKDVRNEYVVAIKGKVRARPPGMINDKIATGAIEIEAQNLDILSEAAATPIHIGDDKVSETLRLKYRYLELRSPKLQEHLRVRHLVAKVVRQHLSDEGFLEVETPILYKSTPEGARDYLVPSRVHLGHFYALPQSPQTLKQLLMIGGVDRYFQIARCFRDEDLRADRQPEFSQIDLEMSFVDEEDLIEMNEKMAQKIWAEIKGVELAEFPRLSYKEVMDRFGSDKPDLRNPLELKDVGEVLKGCGFKVFEDVLARGGVVRALAAPATGGYSRKDLDKLTEMVKQMGAKGLVWIKSDASGVLSSSISKFVSEILLRQVFQAAGGTNGGGVFIVADDFSVVCSSLSALRDHLGHELNLVDVARDSFLWVVDFPLFEYDSNEKRWVARHHPFTSPKNEHLSILANEQEAEYPYLLAKAYDLVCNGYEIAGGSIRIHNQNVQRSLFKALGLSDEEVHHKFGFFIEALSYGTPPHGGIAWGMDRLTMLLVGTNAIRDVIAFPKTAKASCLMSDTPSTVAQEQLLELGIRLGSAAELSINQNKGNVL, encoded by the coding sequence GTGAGTTTTTTTAGCAAATTGAAGAGAACCCATTATTGTGGACAGATTCGAAAGACTCATGTTGATCTTGAAGTGATTTTGATGGGATGGGTTGACAAGCGTCGTGATCATGGGGGTCTTGTTTTTATCGATTTGCGTGATCGTGAGGGCCTGGTGCAGGTTGTTTTGGATCCCACTCGAGTTGAAAATGCCGGAGCTAAAGATGTCCGCAACGAATATGTTGTAGCAATTAAGGGCAAGGTCAGAGCTCGGCCTCCGGGCATGATAAATGATAAAATTGCTACAGGGGCCATTGAGATTGAAGCGCAGAACCTCGATATCCTATCTGAGGCAGCGGCTACCCCCATTCACATTGGTGATGACAAGGTCTCAGAGACCTTGAGGCTTAAATATCGATACTTGGAGTTGCGGTCCCCAAAACTGCAGGAACATCTCAGGGTGAGGCATTTGGTAGCGAAAGTTGTGCGTCAGCATTTGTCTGATGAAGGATTTCTCGAAGTCGAAACGCCAATTTTATACAAAAGCACGCCAGAAGGGGCTCGTGATTATCTGGTTCCATCGCGGGTTCATTTGGGTCACTTTTATGCTCTTCCCCAAAGTCCTCAGACACTCAAGCAATTGCTGATGATAGGCGGTGTGGATCGATATTTTCAAATTGCTCGTTGTTTTCGTGATGAAGATTTACGGGCGGATAGGCAGCCGGAATTTAGCCAAATTGACTTAGAAATGAGTTTTGTTGATGAGGAAGACCTCATTGAGATGAACGAGAAAATGGCGCAGAAAATATGGGCTGAAATCAAGGGAGTTGAGCTGGCCGAATTTCCGCGTCTTTCTTACAAAGAAGTCATGGATCGGTTTGGTTCTGATAAGCCAGATTTGCGCAATCCACTGGAGCTAAAGGATGTAGGTGAAGTTCTTAAGGGGTGTGGTTTTAAAGTTTTTGAAGATGTCCTAGCCAGAGGGGGTGTGGTTCGAGCCTTAGCGGCGCCAGCAACCGGTGGATACAGCCGCAAAGATTTAGATAAACTGACGGAAATGGTCAAACAAATGGGGGCGAAAGGGCTGGTGTGGATTAAGTCGGATGCCAGCGGAGTTTTGAGTTCATCCATCTCTAAATTTGTTTCTGAGATTCTGTTACGACAGGTGTTTCAGGCAGCGGGTGGCACCAATGGAGGTGGGGTATTTATTGTGGCCGATGATTTTTCGGTCGTCTGTTCGTCGCTGTCTGCACTTCGTGACCATCTTGGGCATGAATTGAATTTGGTTGATGTGGCTCGTGATAGTTTTCTTTGGGTGGTTGATTTTCCTTTATTTGAATATGATTCAAACGAGAAACGATGGGTGGCTCGGCATCACCCTTTTACATCGCCAAAGAACGAGCACTTGTCAATTTTGGCCAACGAACAAGAAGCCGAATATCCTTATCTGTTAGCGAAAGCCTACGATCTCGTGTGCAATGGATATGAAATCGCCGGTGGTAGTATCCGGATTCACAATCAGAACGTGCAAAGGTCCTTATTTAAAGCACTAGGTCTTTCCGATGAAGAGGTTCACCACAAATTTGGTTTTTTTATTGAGGCTTTGTCATATGGAACTCCTCCGCATGGTGGAATTGCTTGGGGTATGGATCGCTTAACGATGCTATTGGTAGGGACGAACGCCATCAGGGACGTCATCGCATTTCCAAAAACGGCCAAGGCGTCCTGTCTTATGTCCGATACACCTAGCACGGTTGCTCAGGAGCAATTGTTGGAGCTCGGTATTAGACTAGGGTCTGCGGCGGAACTGAGCATCAATCAGAACAAAGGAAATGTCCTGTGA
- a CDS encoding polyhydroxyalkanoic acid system family protein codes for MPKVMITCQSASDEKEAFARVRKILEEDKDLRKLDSKLAYDFDETTLSGRATGHHFNAEMSVSKTNLGSRVEITVDLPFHLGLVKSIVQKTLQRKLDEALLT; via the coding sequence ATGCCAAAAGTTATGATTACATGTCAATCCGCCAGTGATGAGAAAGAAGCCTTTGCTCGCGTGCGCAAAATTCTTGAAGAAGATAAAGACTTACGCAAGCTTGATTCAAAACTCGCATACGACTTTGACGAAACGACCCTCTCCGGGCGCGCGACGGGTCATCACTTCAATGCTGAGATGTCCGTTTCCAAAACAAATTTGGGCTCCCGAGTTGAAATTACAGTCGACTTGCCCTTTCACCTAGGACTGGTCAAAAGTATTGTTCAAAAGACTTTGCAAAGAAAACTTGATGAAGCCTTGTTGACCTAA
- a CDS encoding RNA polymerase factor sigma-32: protein MESTKKKKPVRLREGHKAAAKPTERKRKTPTSPVKNKLASKLTSKSKSNKPIVSPILNPEIVSSQGPASQRGRPAFQDVDGPVIPEINDLSTPAFDRSEVIEEYQLDLPEMKSKGGSLVPSSSVPLSSVDPVSRYMAEIARYPLLTRTQEEEVAKRYFETKDPRLAEVLVTANLRFVVKVAAEYSKFGARLIDLIQEGNVGLMHAVKEFDPYKGVKLITYAVWWIRGYIQEYLMRQYSMVRIGTTQNQRTLFYKLQKQKQDLEQLGEENGIRQISGRLGIPEDEVAEMHKRLSGRDVSLSQPLGQGESSRLLDLQTGDQGTEMDDMIELKEHLGLLNNALAHLRPLLSEKETYILDQRLLSDSALTLQDIGSEWGVTREAVRQMEARLLAKIKDAILKGGLPPLSEPTTTS, encoded by the coding sequence ATGGAAAGTACTAAGAAGAAAAAACCTGTGCGTCTCCGTGAGGGCCACAAAGCAGCGGCGAAGCCGACTGAACGAAAGAGAAAGACTCCAACGTCTCCGGTCAAAAATAAACTCGCTTCTAAACTCACTTCAAAAAGTAAATCAAATAAGCCAATTGTATCTCCTATTCTGAATCCCGAAATTGTATCAAGCCAGGGGCCAGCTTCACAAAGAGGCAGACCTGCTTTCCAGGATGTCGATGGTCCTGTGATTCCTGAAATCAATGATTTGAGCACTCCCGCCTTTGATCGATCAGAAGTCATAGAAGAATATCAACTGGACCTGCCTGAAATGAAATCAAAAGGAGGCTCCCTTGTTCCTTCCAGTTCAGTGCCTCTGTCAAGCGTCGACCCTGTGTCACGATATATGGCAGAAATTGCACGCTACCCCCTCCTGACCCGAACCCAGGAAGAAGAAGTTGCAAAACGCTACTTTGAAACAAAAGACCCACGTCTAGCCGAAGTTCTTGTGACCGCCAACTTGCGATTTGTCGTCAAAGTTGCTGCAGAATATTCTAAATTTGGAGCCAGACTCATCGATCTTATACAAGAAGGCAATGTGGGACTGATGCACGCAGTAAAGGAATTTGATCCCTATAAGGGAGTTAAATTGATCACCTATGCCGTTTGGTGGATTCGAGGCTATATCCAAGAGTATCTCATGCGACAGTACTCCATGGTGCGAATCGGAACGACCCAAAATCAGCGAACATTGTTTTATAAGCTGCAAAAACAAAAACAGGACCTTGAGCAATTGGGTGAAGAAAATGGAATTCGGCAAATCAGTGGACGACTTGGTATCCCAGAAGACGAAGTGGCGGAAATGCACAAACGCCTTTCCGGCCGTGATGTCAGCCTCAGTCAGCCTCTAGGACAAGGGGAATCATCGCGTCTTTTAGATCTTCAAACAGGAGATCAGGGCACCGAAATGGACGACATGATTGAGTTAAAGGAACATCTCGGACTCCTTAACAATGCCCTCGCCCATCTTCGCCCCCTTCTCAGCGAAAAGGAAACATACATTCTCGATCAGAGATTGCTCTCCGATTCCGCTTTGACCTTGCAAGATATTGGAAGTGAATGGGGAGTTACAAGAGAAGCCGTTCGCCAAATGGAGGCTCGCCTCCTTGCCAAAATAAAAGATGCAATTTTGAAAGGGGGACTCCCTCCCTTATCTGAACCCACTACCACCTCATAG
- a CDS encoding FliA/WhiG family RNA polymerase sigma factor — protein MSNNNASSLLQKYKEEPNKLTPQQKDKLIMEYAPLIKFIAQKIAIRLPSNIELDDLISSGVIGLMDAIEKYDPTRDNKFKTYAEFRIRGSILDELRAQDWVPRSVRDKAKMLDRTLIAMEAELGRSASDEEVASNLGITMDEFYDLVNQVRPVSILSIDDAATFSNVDKKSILNLLEGCKLNNPYTQLNLKAVKEVVTKAIEDLPERQRLVLSLYYYEDLNLKEIGQILRVTESRVSQLHAQAISRLRAKLSQFFEDQELEAS, from the coding sequence ATGTCAAATAATAATGCGAGTTCCTTGTTACAGAAATACAAAGAGGAGCCAAACAAACTAACTCCACAGCAGAAAGACAAGCTGATAATGGAGTATGCCCCTTTGATTAAATTCATCGCTCAAAAGATTGCTATTCGGTTGCCTTCGAATATTGAGTTGGATGATTTGATTTCGAGCGGAGTCATTGGATTGATGGATGCGATAGAGAAGTATGATCCAACCCGTGATAACAAATTTAAAACTTATGCGGAATTTCGCATACGTGGCTCAATTCTTGACGAATTGAGAGCGCAGGATTGGGTTCCTCGCTCGGTGCGTGATAAGGCAAAAATGCTTGATCGAACGCTGATCGCTATGGAAGCGGAACTTGGTCGTTCAGCCAGTGATGAAGAAGTGGCCTCGAATCTGGGAATCACGATGGATGAATTTTACGATTTAGTGAATCAAGTAAGACCAGTGTCCATTCTATCTATCGACGACGCAGCGACCTTTAGCAATGTCGATAAAAAATCGATTCTTAATCTTCTTGAGGGCTGCAAGCTCAATAATCCATACACTCAATTGAATTTAAAGGCCGTAAAAGAAGTCGTAACGAAGGCCATTGAGGACTTGCCAGAACGGCAGAGGCTGGTGCTTTCTTTGTATTATTACGAAGATCTGAATCTGAAGGAAATAGGGCAAATTTTACGCGTTACAGAAAGCCGAGTTTCCCAGCTTCATGCTCAAGCTATCTCGCGCTTGAGAGCCAAGCTTTCTCAATTCTTTGAGGACCAGGAGCTGGAGGCCAGCTAG
- a CDS encoding MinD/ParA family protein, with translation MSSSANGINIGKGRTRTISITSGKGGVGKSTLVANLALSLSRSGQRILVLDGDLGMANLDILFGVSARNQLDRVLFEDIPINEALVSVGPNIDLIPGGSGIYELQRLPASMKQYLMDKINQLHTSYDLMFIDTAPGIDDNVLYLNSAAGEIVVVVTPDPASVTDAYALIKVLHSRCRENRFSILCNMVRDEKEGLQVFRRLSEVADRFLCVSLDYRGFVPADPNMVKATKLQQLVLDAEPRSPASQAIRAIGEKFSGFEHLSEAKGGIQFFWRQLVGVA, from the coding sequence ATGAGTTCTTCAGCAAATGGGATCAATATTGGAAAGGGCCGGACGAGAACGATTAGCATCACTTCTGGAAAAGGGGGTGTTGGAAAATCGACTTTAGTTGCAAATCTCGCGCTTTCCTTGAGCCGATCGGGGCAGCGAATCTTGGTCTTGGACGGTGATTTGGGTATGGCTAACCTAGACATTCTATTTGGCGTATCTGCACGGAACCAGCTCGACCGAGTGTTGTTTGAGGACATACCGATCAATGAGGCCTTGGTATCAGTCGGCCCCAACATAGATCTCATTCCGGGAGGAAGCGGCATTTATGAATTGCAGAGATTGCCGGCATCTATGAAGCAATATTTGATGGACAAGATCAATCAGCTTCATACGTCTTATGATTTAATGTTCATTGATACTGCTCCTGGAATTGATGACAACGTTCTCTATCTTAACTCTGCGGCCGGAGAGATTGTTGTGGTCGTTACTCCTGATCCAGCCTCGGTAACTGATGCCTACGCGCTAATCAAGGTTCTGCACTCACGATGTCGAGAAAATCGCTTCTCTATTCTCTGCAACATGGTGAGAGATGAAAAAGAGGGCCTCCAGGTCTTTCGTAGGTTGAGCGAGGTCGCGGATCGATTTTTGTGTGTAAGTCTAGACTATCGCGGATTCGTCCCTGCTGATCCAAACATGGTGAAGGCCACAAAGTTGCAACAGTTGGTGTTGGATGCTGAGCCAAGGAGTCCGGCCAGTCAGGCGATTCGGGCCATTGGAGAAAAGTTTAGTGGTTTTGAGCACCTAAGCGAGGCCAAGGGCGGGATTCAGTTTTTTTGGAGGCAGCTGGTAGGTGTGGCATGA
- a CDS encoding flagellar biosynthesis protein FlhF, with the protein MQVKKFEAKSMKEALEMVKLHLGPEAIILSARDNSHGFGLGGKASIEVTAAISEETLRKKILAETKMNAESKTKYQQSSAKLQKQFIEKASIPTVERIVRPLTTTPYIDIDEEVEASSGMTPSSALRSQSRSNQVRPGVSSPPVNLADKVTGNDEISRANSRLAEERIRSAVQSAVSGMTKMNLSGVDHPKSRKMTQHDLAGGEESQDVKILRSEVKYLKEILEKFHKLPQSFVSMHPGAEEGIPYEMSSTYEKLTRAGISASNVVYLLKECMSHMDPINIKKRAFVDAWVAKYLLDEILVSERRPQDRFHVFLGPSGGGKTSSLVKLASHLVINEKKKVSILSADFGKVGAAEQLRIYSQILNVPFAVIRRKEDWGVIQRKLDMSDYFLVDFPGMNLKSMGEFDFVRNLLPPIQAGRVLHYVQSILANDANVFDLAERYIPLGIQDVIFTCLDESSQHGLIYNFQKKFRLPLFSFGIGPKIPEDWESATKERVVDLIFKLTKIRKI; encoded by the coding sequence ATGCAAGTTAAGAAATTTGAAGCAAAATCCATGAAAGAGGCCTTGGAAATGGTAAAATTACATCTTGGACCAGAGGCCATTATTCTCTCGGCCCGAGACAACAGTCATGGCTTTGGGCTCGGGGGAAAAGCGAGTATTGAAGTCACGGCGGCCATTTCGGAAGAAACTCTCAGAAAAAAAATTCTGGCTGAAACAAAAATGAATGCTGAATCAAAGACTAAGTATCAACAGAGCTCTGCAAAATTACAAAAGCAATTTATAGAAAAGGCGTCAATACCAACAGTGGAACGAATCGTTCGTCCGCTGACCACAACGCCTTACATCGATATTGACGAAGAAGTCGAAGCAAGTTCAGGTATGACTCCCAGCTCGGCCTTGAGGTCTCAATCCAGATCGAATCAGGTGCGTCCTGGTGTTTCCTCCCCGCCGGTCAATTTAGCTGATAAGGTGACAGGAAATGATGAGATCAGCAGGGCGAATTCGCGGCTAGCAGAGGAACGCATTCGATCCGCAGTGCAAAGCGCTGTTTCCGGCATGACAAAGATGAATCTCAGTGGCGTTGATCATCCTAAAAGTCGTAAAATGACTCAGCATGATTTGGCCGGTGGAGAGGAATCTCAAGATGTGAAGATTTTGAGAAGTGAAGTCAAATATCTCAAGGAGATTCTAGAGAAATTTCACAAATTACCTCAGTCTTTTGTGAGTATGCATCCAGGAGCTGAGGAGGGAATTCCCTACGAAATGAGCTCCACCTACGAGAAGTTAACTCGTGCTGGTATTTCGGCAAGCAACGTCGTGTATCTCCTCAAGGAGTGCATGAGCCACATGGATCCAATAAATATTAAAAAGCGGGCATTTGTAGACGCCTGGGTAGCTAAATATTTATTGGATGAGATTTTGGTTAGTGAAAGAAGGCCGCAGGATCGATTCCATGTATTTCTAGGTCCGTCTGGAGGAGGAAAAACGAGCTCATTGGTAAAGCTTGCCAGTCATCTTGTGATAAACGAAAAGAAAAAGGTGAGTATTCTTTCTGCTGATTTCGGAAAAGTTGGAGCCGCTGAACAACTTCGAATATATTCTCAAATTCTAAATGTCCCATTTGCCGTGATAAGGCGTAAAGAAGACTGGGGAGTTATCCAAAGGAAATTGGATATGTCGGACTATTTTTTGGTTGATTTTCCGGGCATGAACTTAAAATCAATGGGAGAGTTTGATTTTGTTCGCAATTTACTTCCTCCTATTCAGGCTGGTCGAGTTCTACACTATGTGCAATCAATTTTGGCAAATGATGCCAACGTCTTTGATCTCGCTGAACGCTATATTCCACTGGGTATTCAGGATGTGATTTTTACCTGTTTGGATGAATCATCTCAGCATGGACTGATCTATAATTTTCAGAAAAAATTTCGACTGCCACTCTTTTCGTTCGGTATAGGTCCAAAGATTCCAGAGGACTGGGAAAGTGCGACCAAAGAGAGAGTCGTCGATTTGATTTTCAAACTAACAAAAATTCGAAAGATTTGA
- the flhA gene encoding flagellar biosynthesis protein FlhA, with protein MDNIFQFLKRFEALAKNLDLLVAFGLIGILTVMIIPLPAWMIDISLTLSLTLALLILLVAIYTDKSLDFSVFPSLLLLSTLFRLSLNVASTRMILTEGHNGPTSVGQVIASFGNFVVGNNYVIGLIVFVILVVINFIVITKGSGRIAEVAARFTLDAMPGKQMSIDADMNAGLITEAEARKRRREIEKEADFYGAMDGASKFVRGDAIAGIIITVINIVGGLLIGVLQKGLSLKVAAEYYTMLTIGDGLVTQIPALIISTAAGAVVTRSSTENNIGVEIASQLFTKPRAVAIVGGILFSLGMVPGLPGLPFFLVGGVMGGIAWLITQFAEEKISLARAEEQEKAAKPQKENVENLLALDLIELEVGYGLINVVESGETGDLLERIVSLRKQFALDMGIVIPSIHIRDNLQLEPGEYRVLIKGNKVGGGLLRSDCHLAMDPGSVVDRMDGIPTREPAFGLDALWISKSQKEQAEVAGYTVVDLPTVMATHLTEIVRTHAHELFGRQEADGLLENFKKSYPKIVDDLVPSLLPLGTVVRVFQNLLREQVSIRDLRTILETLGDEGGKYKDPEILTESVRKALNRSITAKYKSDGGAMPVMTLDSQVEELIANSLLQTEQGVQLVMDPTAAQRLITGVSRTIESHPEIAGQPILLTSPSIRRHLFKLVSRFIPQLIVLSHSELSPDARVSSVGLVEMSHAS; from the coding sequence ATGGATAATATCTTTCAATTCCTAAAACGTTTTGAAGCTCTCGCTAAGAATCTGGATCTCTTGGTCGCTTTTGGGCTGATTGGGATTTTGACTGTTATGATCATTCCTCTTCCTGCATGGATGATCGATATTTCATTGACGCTGTCATTGACTCTGGCCCTCTTAATCCTGTTGGTTGCAATTTATACGGACAAGTCATTAGATTTTAGTGTTTTCCCAAGTCTTCTCCTTTTAAGCACTCTCTTTCGGCTTTCCTTGAACGTTGCGTCGACACGAATGATTTTGACTGAAGGTCATAACGGTCCGACCTCAGTGGGCCAGGTGATTGCTTCCTTTGGAAACTTTGTTGTTGGGAATAATTATGTCATAGGTCTCATTGTCTTTGTCATTTTGGTTGTCATCAACTTTATTGTTATAACGAAGGGTTCTGGTCGTATCGCAGAGGTTGCTGCACGATTCACCTTGGATGCGATGCCCGGCAAACAAATGTCGATTGATGCGGACATGAACGCAGGTCTCATCACTGAAGCCGAGGCCAGAAAAAGGCGTCGTGAAATCGAAAAGGAAGCCGATTTTTATGGAGCAATGGATGGTGCGAGCAAATTTGTTCGCGGCGATGCGATCGCAGGGATAATCATTACGGTTATAAATATTGTTGGGGGGCTATTGATCGGAGTTCTTCAAAAGGGTCTTAGCCTAAAGGTTGCGGCCGAATATTATACGATGTTGACTATTGGTGATGGCCTTGTGACTCAAATACCTGCCCTGATTATTTCAACAGCGGCTGGTGCTGTTGTCACTCGAAGTTCTACTGAAAATAATATTGGTGTTGAAATTGCCAGCCAACTTTTTACAAAGCCACGTGCGGTCGCTATCGTTGGTGGGATACTGTTCTCATTGGGGATGGTTCCAGGATTGCCCGGATTGCCCTTTTTTTTGGTGGGCGGTGTAATGGGTGGAATTGCTTGGCTCATCACTCAGTTTGCAGAAGAAAAGATAAGCTTGGCGAGAGCGGAAGAGCAAGAAAAAGCTGCTAAACCACAGAAGGAAAACGTAGAGAACCTCTTGGCGCTGGATTTGATTGAATTGGAGGTTGGATATGGGCTGATCAATGTGGTGGAGTCGGGAGAAACTGGGGACCTGCTTGAACGAATTGTGAGTTTAAGAAAGCAGTTTGCGCTTGATATGGGAATTGTGATTCCCAGTATTCATATTCGCGACAATTTGCAACTCGAGCCTGGCGAATATCGGGTCCTTATCAAGGGAAACAAGGTTGGTGGAGGGTTGCTGCGATCTGACTGTCACTTAGCTATGGACCCTGGTAGCGTTGTTGATCGAATGGATGGAATTCCCACTCGCGAACCCGCTTTCGGGTTGGATGCTCTATGGATCTCGAAAAGTCAAAAGGAGCAGGCGGAAGTGGCGGGCTACACCGTTGTTGATTTGCCCACGGTTATGGCGACCCACCTCACAGAAATTGTTCGTACCCATGCCCACGAACTATTTGGGAGACAAGAAGCTGACGGTCTACTTGAGAATTTTAAAAAGAGCTATCCTAAAATTGTCGATGATCTGGTTCCGAGTTTGTTGCCCTTGGGGACAGTGGTAAGGGTCTTTCAGAATTTATTACGAGAACAGGTCTCCATTCGTGACTTGCGAACGATCCTGGAAACCCTGGGCGACGAGGGAGGCAAATACAAGGATCCTGAAATTCTAACTGAATCCGTTCGAAAGGCGCTGAATCGTTCGATTACGGCAAAATACAAGTCCGATGGGGGGGCTATGCCAGTCATGACTCTCGATTCTCAGGTGGAGGAGCTTATCGCAAATTCTCTCTTGCAAACTGAACAGGGTGTGCAGTTGGTAATGGACCCAACAGCGGCACAGCGTCTCATAACTGGCGTTTCGCGCACGATCGAGAGTCACCCAGAAATAGCGGGGCAACCGATTCTCTTAACAAGCCCAAGTATTCGCCGTCATCTGTTTAAACTGGTGTCTAGATTTATTCCGCAATTGATTGTGTTGTCCCACAGTGAACTTTCACCTGATGCGAGGGTCTCTTCGGTGGGCTTAGTGGAGATGTCACATGCAAGTTAA
- the flhB gene encoding flagellar biosynthesis protein FlhB: MADSEQEERSEEATQQRREDFRKRGQVAQTRELGSVLMLLCSILAMWLLGKFFFVQVHDVFVQTLGSHLASSVRQGDWIAAAKFAGAKGLMIVAPIFGILWIAGVASSALQIGALHNEEALKFNFDRLNPVEGFKRVCSLNSVFEGMKALLKVIIVGAVATMILKSEVAVVPKLVNFSVEQLFLYVGEGSLKLFGGIGILMGIVSGVDYFFQRWELERKMRMTKQEVKEEVKSREGDPLIKARIRRIQREMAQRRMMEEVPKADVIITNPTHIAVALKYDENTVAPKVVAKGADHLAQKIKEVARLHKIPIVENKPLARTIYKTLKIGQVIPRELYTAVAEVLSYVFKLKKRVMQ, from the coding sequence ATGGCTGATTCAGAGCAGGAAGAAAGGTCAGAAGAGGCGACGCAGCAGCGACGCGAGGACTTTCGAAAGCGTGGGCAGGTGGCTCAGACGCGTGAGTTGGGATCTGTTCTGATGCTTCTGTGTTCCATTTTAGCGATGTGGCTGTTAGGAAAATTCTTTTTTGTTCAAGTTCATGATGTTTTTGTTCAAACACTAGGTTCCCATCTTGCGAGTTCTGTTCGGCAAGGAGACTGGATCGCAGCAGCCAAGTTTGCTGGGGCAAAAGGCTTGATGATTGTTGCTCCCATTTTTGGAATTCTATGGATTGCTGGAGTGGCCTCCTCAGCTCTTCAAATTGGAGCTCTACATAATGAGGAGGCTCTCAAGTTCAATTTCGACCGACTCAACCCAGTCGAGGGATTCAAGAGAGTTTGCAGTTTGAATTCTGTCTTTGAAGGGATGAAAGCCCTCCTGAAGGTCATCATTGTTGGGGCTGTAGCGACAATGATTTTGAAATCCGAAGTCGCGGTTGTTCCGAAATTAGTGAATTTCTCTGTAGAGCAACTTTTTCTTTATGTAGGAGAGGGGTCTCTAAAGCTTTTTGGAGGAATTGGGATACTTATGGGGATAGTCTCTGGCGTTGATTACTTTTTTCAAAGATGGGAATTGGAACGAAAAATGCGCATGACTAAGCAGGAGGTGAAGGAGGAAGTAAAATCACGGGAAGGGGACCCTCTTATCAAGGCTCGGATTCGGCGCATACAAAGGGAAATGGCTCAGCGTCGAATGATGGAGGAAGTTCCAAAGGCCGATGTGATCATTACAAATCCGACACATATTGCCGTGGCACTGAAGTACGATGAAAATACTGTAGCTCCAAAGGTCGTGGCGAAGGGCGCCGATCATTTGGCTCAAAAAATCAAAGAAGTAGCTCGTCTGCACAAGATACCCATTGTTGAAAATAAGCCGCTAGCGAGAACGATCTATAAAACCTTAAAGATAGGCCAAGTCATTCCAAGAGAACTCTATACGGCTGTGGCTGAAGTTCTGTCATACGTCTTCAAACTGAAGAAGAGGGTGATGCAATAA
- a CDS encoding flagellar biosynthetic protein FliR has protein sequence MSSIYQFNELEILAFFLVILRVSAYIVSSPVLGSETVSAPMKILFSLSISLVLFPTLDWSNIIVDLGSYQIVWMALRELFVGLCIGFLSRAFVFVLSISGEVVSVSMGLSSTQLFNPTVSDRVSSLDQLFLSMGLLFFLSFNGHHLFIGALRDSYGLVPMSQESLSLAYFKDVGQILQEITIIGIKLASPVMISILFLNIAMAVVGRAVPQINVLVSSLPINILAGFLVLFVSLPMVMWQMPELLRGTAERLFQMVKAF, from the coding sequence GTGTCGAGTATTTATCAATTTAATGAACTGGAAATTTTGGCCTTCTTTCTGGTGATATTGAGGGTGTCAGCATATATTGTAAGTTCTCCTGTTCTTGGTTCTGAAACAGTTTCGGCTCCAATGAAGATCTTATTTAGTCTCAGTATCAGTCTTGTCCTATTCCCTACGTTGGACTGGTCAAATATCATCGTGGATCTCGGATCTTATCAGATTGTATGGATGGCTTTGAGGGAATTATTTGTCGGGTTGTGTATTGGATTTCTGAGTCGAGCATTTGTTTTTGTTCTATCTATTTCCGGGGAAGTGGTCAGTGTTAGCATGGGTCTGTCGAGCACTCAGTTGTTCAACCCAACTGTCAGTGACAGAGTTAGCTCGCTAGATCAGCTATTTTTGTCTATGGGACTTCTATTTTTCCTAAGCTTTAACGGCCATCACTTATTTATTGGGGCTCTTCGAGACAGTTATGGACTGGTGCCAATGTCTCAAGAATCTCTCTCGCTTGCCTATTTTAAGGATGTTGGCCAGATCCTTCAGGAGATTACCATCATCGGAATCAAGTTGGCGTCACCTGTTATGATTTCTATCTTGTTTTTGAATATCGCCATGGCCGTTGTCGGCCGTGCAGTCCCTCAAATCAATGTCTTGGTTTCAAGTTTGCCTATTAATATTTTGGCGGGATTTCTGGTTTTGTTTGTCTCATTGCCAATGGTGATGTGGCAAATGCCCGAATTATTGAGAGGGACAGCTGAGAGGCTTTTCCAAATGGTTAAAGCATTTTGA
- the fliQ gene encoding flagellar biosynthesis protein FliQ — translation MTEELIIKLGQDTIRTTAMLAGPMLGGALIIGLIVSVLQAVTQINEATLTFIPKMVVVALVIVIAGPWMLDVMTEFAIGIFQNISHFVRE, via the coding sequence ATGACTGAAGAACTCATTATCAAGTTGGGTCAAGATACAATAAGAACAACAGCAATGTTGGCGGGTCCAATGTTAGGGGGAGCCCTCATTATAGGATTGATTGTAAGCGTACTCCAGGCTGTCACTCAAATAAACGAGGCCACGCTAACATTCATTCCGAAAATGGTGGTCGTGGCTCTTGTTATTGTCATTGCGGGACCTTGGATGCTCGATGTAATGACTGAGTTTGCAATAGGAATTTTTCAGAACATTTCTCATTTTGTGAGGGAATAG